The following proteins come from a genomic window of Rhodoligotrophos sp. CJ14:
- the gatC gene encoding Asp-tRNA(Asn)/Glu-tRNA(Gln) amidotransferase subunit GatC, which yields MSVDEKTVRHIARLARIAVTEEEAHALQGELNAILDWVEQLDEVDTSGIEPMTSIVAMAMKMREDKVTDGDDPDAVVRNAPVSDDNYFVVPKVVE from the coding sequence ATGAGCGTCGACGAGAAGACGGTCCGCCATATCGCGCGTCTGGCACGCATCGCCGTGACCGAGGAGGAAGCCCACGCGCTCCAAGGAGAACTCAACGCCATCCTGGACTGGGTCGAGCAACTGGACGAGGTCGACACCAGCGGCATCGAGCCCATGACGAGCATCGTTGCCATGGCCATGAAGATGCGCGAGGACAAGGTGACCGACGGCGATGATCCTGATGCGGTCGTTCGCAATGCCCCTGTCTCTGACGACAATTATTTCGTCGTGCCCAAGGTCGTCGAATAA